A genome region from Procambarus clarkii isolate CNS0578487 chromosome 78, FALCON_Pclarkii_2.0, whole genome shotgun sequence includes the following:
- the LOC138357409 gene encoding chloride intracellular channel Clic-like: protein MDLYLLAELKTISLKVTTVDMLKPPPDFRSNFEATPPPILIDNGLAVLENDKIERHIMKNIPGGHNLFVQDKDVAQRTENVYSKFKLMLLKRDDSSKNILLNYLRKINDHLGERGTRFLTGDTMCCFDCELMPKLQHIRVAGKYFADFEVPEELEHLWRYMFHMYQLDAFTQSCPADQDIINHYKQQQGTRMKKHEELETPTFTTSIPATIRP, encoded by the exons ATGGACCTGTATCTCTTGGCTGAGCTCAAGACTATCTCTCTTAAGGTCACCACAGTGGATATGCTCAAACCACCACCAGACTTCAG GTCAAATTTTGAGGCGACTCCTCCACCCATCCTGATAGACAATGGACTGGCTGTCCTAGAAAATGACAAAATCGAGAGACACATCATGAAGAACATCCCTGGTGGTCACAATCTTTTTGTACAAGACAAAGATGTTGCTCAGCGGACAGAGAATGTTTATAGT AAATTTAAGCTGATGTTGCTGAAGCGTGATGACAGTTCAAAGAACATCCTGCTGAATTACCTACGCAAGATCAATGACCATCTAGGTGAGAGAGGGACCCGCTTCCTCACAGGGGATACCATGTGCTGCTTTGATTGTGAACTTATGCCAAAGTTGCAGCATATTCGTGTTGCTG GTAAATATTTTGCCGACTTTGAGGTTCCTGAGGAGCTGGAACACCTGTGGCGGTACATGTTCCACATGTACCAGTTGGACGCCTTCACACAGTCCTGCCCAGCAGATCAGGATATCATTAACCATTACAAACAACAGCAG GGCACAAGGATGAAGAAGCATGAAGAGCTGGAAACGCCAACGTTCACAACATCCATACCCGCCACCATCCGCCCTTAA